A part of Gemmatimonas groenlandica genomic DNA contains:
- a CDS encoding hybrid sensor histidine kinase/response regulator gives MSDSERVEASPPPMLVESLEALPFAALLLGAGGRVLETNRSFQLLTGRTVDELRQQPFDDALGADTDSPIVRRVEHALASRQMFAGEVLCHRPSGAPFWNDLILMPVQGPPRSDATMVAIFRDVTARRTAEQTLGTSAAKDRLLLDLIQAGIVVHKATGEITYANAKATQLLGVSYDTALGALITDPRWRFIREDGTALPIQEFPFTRALTSRALVRNIVLGLTRDSDQQLVWLMGHAYPVLDATGTVSEVVVSFTDVTSIKQAERALQRSEERLRLVLQGSNDAPWDWDVESGEAYYSPRYWEMLGYAVDEIAADAGMWVRLMHADDQARVTAQLERLMSGGATTYEIEFRMQHKAGHFLQVLSHGFILRDGAGAARRVSGTNSDLTDKRALERRLQQSQKMEAIGQLAGGVAHDFNNLLAVIVGNLELLLGDDVELPAAKEYVVEAVNAARRGADLTHRLLSFSRQQPLQPTVIDVHQVITNLSQVLRRVLDETIRVEVRVARTLPHIVIDVALLDNALLNLAINARDAMPRGGTLTIDVDSVSAPDLAMTGPCIRVTVSDTGVGMTPDVAARALEPFFTTKPIGRGTGLGLSMVYGFVKQSGGQMLLQSTAGEGTVVTMLFPASEAPLTDVGAGGDSVLHRAESTDLVVLVVEDDPNVRRLCLRTLKTAGYTTLSAENGAEALRVIDAAERVDLVLTDVVMPNAMSGPELAREIAVRWPELRVIYMSGYTADFLSRDAESGLSHQLLQKPFTVAELTGAVRAGLAPTQDRTT, from the coding sequence ATGTCTGACTCGGAACGGGTGGAGGCTTCTCCGCCGCCGATGCTGGTAGAATCACTCGAAGCACTCCCCTTCGCGGCGTTGCTCCTCGGCGCCGGCGGTCGTGTGCTCGAGACGAATCGCTCCTTTCAGCTGCTGACGGGGCGAACCGTCGATGAGCTGCGGCAACAGCCCTTCGATGATGCACTGGGCGCCGACACCGACTCGCCAATCGTGCGGCGCGTAGAGCACGCACTCGCTTCCCGGCAGATGTTCGCGGGGGAAGTGCTCTGTCACCGACCGAGTGGTGCCCCGTTCTGGAACGATCTCATTCTCATGCCGGTGCAAGGGCCTCCCCGCTCGGATGCCACCATGGTCGCGATATTCCGCGACGTCACCGCCCGTCGTACCGCCGAGCAGACGCTCGGCACAAGTGCCGCGAAGGATCGACTGTTGCTGGATCTGATCCAGGCGGGCATCGTCGTACACAAGGCCACCGGTGAGATCACCTACGCCAATGCCAAAGCCACGCAGCTGTTGGGCGTGAGTTATGACACCGCGCTGGGCGCGCTCATCACCGATCCACGCTGGCGCTTCATTCGCGAAGACGGCACCGCGTTGCCGATACAGGAGTTCCCCTTCACGCGCGCGCTCACGAGTCGTGCACTCGTGCGCAACATTGTGCTCGGTCTCACCCGCGACAGTGATCAGCAGCTGGTGTGGCTGATGGGCCACGCCTATCCCGTCCTTGATGCGACCGGCACCGTCTCCGAAGTGGTCGTGAGCTTTACCGACGTGACGTCGATCAAGCAGGCCGAGCGGGCACTTCAGAGGTCGGAGGAGCGGCTGCGTCTTGTATTGCAGGGGTCGAACGACGCGCCCTGGGACTGGGATGTCGAATCGGGCGAGGCGTACTACAGCCCGCGCTACTGGGAGATGCTCGGCTATGCCGTCGACGAGATCGCCGCCGACGCTGGCATGTGGGTGCGTCTAATGCACGCGGACGATCAGGCACGCGTTACGGCCCAGCTGGAACGCCTGATGAGCGGCGGCGCGACGACGTATGAAATCGAGTTCCGGATGCAACACAAGGCCGGGCACTTTTTGCAGGTGCTATCGCACGGCTTCATTCTGCGTGATGGCGCAGGTGCGGCACGGCGCGTCTCCGGCACCAACAGCGACCTTACGGACAAGCGCGCGCTCGAAAGGCGGCTGCAGCAGTCACAGAAAATGGAAGCGATAGGCCAGCTCGCCGGCGGTGTCGCGCACGATTTCAATAACTTGCTCGCAGTGATCGTCGGTAATCTCGAGCTCCTGCTGGGCGACGACGTAGAGTTGCCGGCCGCAAAGGAATATGTGGTCGAGGCGGTCAACGCCGCGCGGCGGGGAGCCGATCTCACGCACCGGCTGCTTTCGTTCTCGCGCCAGCAGCCGTTGCAACCGACGGTGATCGATGTGCATCAGGTTATCACCAATCTGAGTCAGGTGCTGCGCCGCGTGCTCGACGAGACGATTCGCGTGGAGGTGCGAGTGGCGCGCACGCTCCCGCACATCGTAATCGACGTTGCCCTCCTCGACAACGCGCTGCTCAACCTTGCGATCAATGCGCGCGACGCGATGCCGCGAGGAGGCACACTTACGATCGATGTCGACAGCGTATCGGCACCGGATCTTGCGATGACGGGACCATGTATTCGCGTCACCGTTTCCGATACCGGGGTCGGAATGACGCCGGACGTTGCGGCGCGCGCGTTGGAGCCGTTCTTCACGACAAAACCGATCGGACGTGGCACGGGTCTCGGCCTCAGCATGGTATACGGATTCGTCAAGCAGTCTGGTGGACAAATGCTGCTGCAGTCGACGGCGGGCGAGGGCACGGTGGTGACGATGCTGTTTCCGGCCAGCGAGGCGCCGCTGACCGATGTCGGCGCGGGGGGTGATTCGGTGCTGCATCGAGCCGAGTCGACCGACCTCGTGGTGCTCGTCGTCGAGGACGATCCAAATGTGCGCCGACTCTGTCTGCGCACGCTCAAAACGGCGGGCTACACGACCCTCAGCGCGGAGAATGGCGCTGAAGCGCTCCGTGTCATCGACGCCGCCGAACGGGTAGACCTCGTGTTGACGGACGTCGTCATGCCGAATGCGATGAGCGGCCCGGAGCTGGCACGTGAAATCGCCGTGCGGTGGCCCGAGCTTCGCGTGATCTACATGTCCGGCTACACGGCGGACTTTCTCTCGCGCGACGCCGAGAGTGGGTTGTCACACCAATTGCTGCAGAAGCCGTTCACGGTCGCCGAGCTCACGGGCGCGGTGCGCGCGGGACTGGCGCCGACGCAGGACCGGACTACGTGA
- a CDS encoding KTSC domain-containing protein: MARALSRADAEFAAHCAVLGLRTVRTVEALNAAYRPLIRQWHPDRHHGQASHAVAVDRATAINDAYAFLLEALERECEPVVTARSRSRVARDGFPDPAVLEIFVKPSNVISVGYNNNTFDLFVKYIGHRVYRYRAVPASVVEALLNAPSASAYVSEHVDRQYESEACKRIT, translated from the coding sequence GTGGCACGAGCGTTGTCGCGCGCCGACGCTGAGTTTGCCGCGCACTGCGCCGTGCTCGGCCTGCGCACCGTTCGCACGGTCGAGGCACTGAACGCAGCGTATCGGCCGCTGATCCGGCAGTGGCATCCCGATCGCCATCACGGCCAGGCGAGTCACGCCGTAGCTGTAGATCGCGCAACGGCGATCAACGACGCGTATGCATTTCTGCTCGAGGCACTCGAACGCGAATGTGAACCGGTGGTTACAGCGAGGTCCCGATCGCGCGTCGCACGCGACGGCTTTCCCGATCCCGCCGTGCTCGAGATCTTCGTCAAGCCGTCGAACGTCATATCGGTGGGCTATAACAACAACACGTTTGATTTGTTCGTGAAATACATCGGCCATCGGGTGTACCGCTACCGGGCGGTTCCAGCCTCGGTGGTGGAGGCACTGCTCAACGCGCCGTCGGCGTCGGCGTACGTGAGTGAGCACGTTGACCGGCAATACGAATCCGAGGCGTGTAAACGCATCACGTGA